The Lepeophtheirus salmonis chromosome 3, UVic_Lsal_1.4, whole genome shotgun sequence genomic interval CTAATTTGTTAGTTTAATTTTGCTGTTGTATCTCTTGTTAGTGTATTTCATGTCTAGAATTTACTATATGTTAATGATCATTTAGTCTATagaggaaaaattaaatcaacaaggatgaatatttatagaaacaaaaaaatgccatccttttttttttttaatttgggtcTCAGAGGCCATAAGGAAAAATGACCTTTTCTTGTTTTGGTAAATCTTTATTGTCCGAGTACATCATCCTTTAAGAGATTCAAAGGTGCCATTGCAATGAGTATAACACAtatcaaatgatataaatttgaGGTTGCTGAATAAGTTctgacaaaatgtttttttttaccttgacTAAACATTTCTGAGTTTCCATCTTTTTTAATCGTCCAAACACAAATGAGTCACCCTGTAAAatcgttaaaaaatatttatgtacatcaaATGAACTAATTTCAGAGGTTTTATGATGGTTTGGAGATTTCTAAAGTCTACCAATCTTATGATGAGTTGGCCAAAAGTATATTCTACGTCTATGCTGAAACGTTTTCAGTACTCATTTTTACTCCTTCATGGATCTTGTAGAAGTCCTTTGTCTCTTTTACAACAATTGTTGGtaacttttttctaatatatgtaGTTTCCATGATGGAAACTTCAGGTGGAggcttatttaaaattttcctaaACTGTATTTGCAGTTAAAATGTAATTCGGCTATCTATAAAGTGCGGGCGTAGGTAGGAGGAGATGTAGGTTTTTAAATTGCGATCACGTCAATCTATTAGTAGAGGGTATATAAGGAATGTGTAGCATATGCGAACATGGAGAAGAAACGCAAAAAACTTGCGTATATACTTTATACACTGCCCCTTTCATACTTCTGGAATATCACATGGCGATATCTTCATTCAAACTGTATTTTTTGGTTAAGTGTTGATTTTTATTCTACacttttcttaattaatgttctgagcgttgattggttgaattaactACCTATTATTAAGCTATGATGaacaaattattacttttattgaagAATAGTGTAgtagttgaaaaaaattggtgaaCTACTAATTAATTATGGGCCTTTTTTTCTATTCGAATGAAAGattgattgataaataaaataaacatcataTTGTGATAATTGATGGTGCATTAtagtttttatgatattattccTTCCTCAATGTGTATCCCAGCAGtcataattttgttgaatatgtTTAGATAATTATAAAGATAGCAGAcaatttatctattaattactTAAAGGCAGATGTGGGGAAAAGTCCTTATAATTAAAGTCCCAGTCGAGTATCAAGCCCTTGCTCACTAGTCCAGTCCTTGAACATCTCATCGAATCAAGTTCAAGCCCTTTGAGTATTTTGACTTGAGTCCAGTACAAGTCCTCAGATCTCTTTTGAACtaatttcaagtccataatcaTAATGTTGTTAGTCATTTCTTGAGTTCAGTATAAAACACCTTTGGAATCCCAGTCGAGTCACgagttttatatattgtatccaAGTCAAGTCTTTAATTGTGAGATTTAGTGGAGTcgtaagtcttcaaaatatggactccaGTCCAATTTGAGTAGTACCTCTCGAGTTCAAGTTCCTATCTCTACTTAGAGGGAGAATAATTTACATCATAGTTTTATTCGTTATTACGTCATTCCATTAACCTAAAAATTTACAGTGTATTTTGCTGTCAGCTTTCCATTTTTACTACTCTTTTCCTTATTTGTGTTTAGAAGGTTGATTGGTTAAACTCGAATTACATCTTGTTCAGCTTTGCTCAATACTCcattaatattgatgaataGTTTTACATttaggaagaattggctaaagttaccaactgattttgttttctttctctttttgaaggaaGAAAGGTTacagatattataaatatcacaTCGTGATATAATACGTACCATTTAGCCCTGTTATTacagcaaatattttattttatactacgCCTTTAATTCAATCtacatggaaaataaaaatttactttgattGCTGACAAACGATCGAAACACTCCTAATTTTTTCATCTCGATATCTTGTTACGGGTTCTTCTATGAATAGTTAgttaataataaactaattgGTGTATTAAGTAGTTATATGATCGACACATACACATGCAGCACGTGTCATTGagctaaaagatttttttattaacctacATACAAGTTacacattgaaataaaaaaaaaaaactgaaataagaaCGGTATTAAATTacgaaataattattatataaatatatttttcttcgttAGCATATCGATTCCAAGGATGATGCATTCACATTTCtaataattgcaaatattaaatcattagaTCGTGAAgtaaaaaacattgttaaagataaaaaataacttctacGTCACGTTAcgtatttgctttattaattattcagtataattagggttgtaaatcctaagcactCATTTGCGTGCAAGTTTTATTGTTGTTGACAAActaaacacttttattttattttctaaggctgttatatcatttttttcattctttaggagacaacatttaattataaagtgtaATCACGAGTGCTTGTGCGCATGAATGACGgagatttgttggggagttatacgGTAGATACCTTGTTGGACTAGGAatgaattgaggatcaatatcgCAGTAAATCGTCTCTATCTTTTCGCTTGATACGGAGTGAGACAtgcgtttatttccttaatcttacagataatctaatgaaacgtcaaaacagctaagctgatctcctccaaaacattcttcaaattgtcagggttaccattttaatttttgttttttaacaatgaaaatgcttacaatttacagccCGAAATATAATCATTCACAGGCCTTGCAAAATTACAAATTCGATTTCCCAggaatatatacttttttaatcgaTCTgctataattttacatttcctGCCTATCGAGCAgcctaaaaatatactttatatactGGCTGgcagaaaagaaaaagtatcgTCCTTCTGTGTGCATCCAGGTAACTACTGGCTGGCTTAATACTGTTGTTGAGAATTGTTGCCAGGGATGTTAATGCTACAATTTCTGAGAGAGGATTTCTTAGCATGGACCTTGCAAAACAGTATACAAGACAAGTCTAAAGGCTAAAACGCTAAATGGTCCATGTGTCCATAAAGGGGAAATCAATTAAATCATTCCTTTGTACAGACACAGCAATTCATTCCTGAAGACAAACAAAAGAGGAAAAGCAGGGAGACTGTGACAAAAGTGGAAATGTCTGAAGAAGATGAGACTATTccctcaacaacaacaacaactagcACTTTCTAATGGCCtagaataatcaattttattgttcTGTGTTCCATAAAGATTATATGTGCTATCATTtgcattaaaacaaaaaatgggccAGTTTATTTCGTGCTACCAAAACATGAAGAGTACCTGCTCGACGGCCTACTagggaatttgaaattttacaagcACTGATTCATACATACAATTAAGAAGGAAACTcttaaagatacaaaaaatcgagacatactatatattttgttccttGTTATAAGTAACATGTCATTTTCAcaagtataaatataagttttgaaacaaataaaaactgtacgaataaaattataaagcgtatcaataataatatgtgtaataataattatcatttttaataattaattatataattaagacaTACAATCATAATGTGGGgcttttttcaaattctaattAAGAAATATGCTGCTTTGAGAAGGGCTTTTTTTGTTTGATGGATTCataaaaaatcactttcataatgaagaaacaaaaataaaatacattaataataatttttctaattatataaacCCTTCTAAATTTAGAGTTGctctgtgttttttttacaatacctATGTAGAGAATACAATTATTATGAAGAGAATGAAGGGGTTGATATGTCACGGCGTTACctcctcactaacacaaaaatgctCACTGAATTTTCTTGTTAGCCCtggatgtttctgcttcttttccttCCATCAGAACGTtgattgttaaaattataattcgcTCTTGTTACGGCGCTGTGAACAATTCCGAACTGTTATTGGATAATACTtccataattaaaaagaatCGGCAAATCAATACCGTCTGATTTTGggccttctttatttttagatgttttGTTCAGTGGAAAGGTTGCGAGtgacaataaaggtaacaacgtggggaaaatatctacataataatGCTATGTACAAATGGGAAATCTTATGTACATTAAggcaataataaaatacatttttttaaataatatgaaaatattgcataattaaacttatttaattatgtactaTACCGAtaataaacaatgaataatGATTATGGCAGCTTATGTAGAGTTTTGTGTGTAGCTTTGTACATTGCAACAGCACTTTGGGATATGTGGAAAAAAGTGTTGAGTAGAGGATCTACCCAACAATGGGAGTGTTGCTGCTGCTCTTGTTGTTAGCTGTGTTATATCATCGTTTACACAACTTTGTAATAAGCTCTCTAAATCCAATGTTGAAGGAAGAAATCTCTTAGTTGACAATGGatcatttcaattttcattaGAGGGGTTCTCTATGTATGCATATACTGATTTTGATGGTAACATTTGATTGAATTGGCagtaagtattttatattatttggttTGTCTATAATGAATTAGTTTATTGTGTCGGAGATCTCAAATTATGGGCCATGGTGTATATTTGACCAAAGGAGGTTACTTGAGAGGCGAGAAATAGTGTTGGATTCCTTTGAATCTCTCTCATGGAAAGTAATTTATCACGATCCGCATCTAGGACTTCCATAAGATGAATAACCTCTGACTTGACTGCGACAAATCCTTCTGGGTTAACCCAAGGGGTAATTTCGTATGAGTTTAGATATCCATCGTTATTGGTGTCGAGTGTATTCTCAAAATACTCGCTCATTTTGTCTCGTTGATCTGGAGAGTGAATTTGAAGGAATTCCTCTTTGGATACGGTTCCATCAAAGTTGAGATCCAAGTCATCCATGGTTTCCGGGATAATGATGTTGAGAGCAACACGATCAAGAGTATAGGGGAAAAggaatattttgaattcttCAATGTCCAATCCATCGTCTCCATTTTGATCAGCGTGTTGCCAACGTCTATGAGCCCGAGTAAATCTATGCATCATATCTGGTGTAGATTTACCTATTTggcaaaaaataagaaaaaataaatatatttgctcaCATATTGACAAATAATGGAGGCAATATTGAGAATTTTACATGATAGACACAAATAATTTGCttttaagtatgtatgtatgtaaatgctATTGAAACGATTATCCTAATCAAAGCCAAATACTTACTTGTGTACAATATAACTATATACAGTTATGTTATTAAGAGTTTTGTATTTcatgatttgtatttttttttcattcagtaTCAACATTCAAATTGCTTATCATAATGAAATGCAAATACAATCAATATTTCTCAAAGGTCAAAGCATAATATGTATGTCTCAATGAACCTTTAGTCCATAAATATATGCAATTCTATAAATGCACATTAGGGCGGCATTTCGAATTTCGATGTCGACTAGTGTGGAAATGCTGTCTTCCAATTAGACATATGAATAATTTCATTGATCTAGGACGTTATCTTTAGGGCGCCGCACATGTggatcaaagtttgaaaaaaggcataaattatttatttagtcaattaaGATGAAACTCAAACATTATTCCTTAttagacataaaaatattttgttgtcatttttacaacctataaaaaatattaatacagttTTTCGGATACATTTTATAGTTTGCCCACAGccacagaggatagttgaaattgaattattgcaaacttttaaatatatgtaaataacttCTTTAAGTGAAGCGAAGCTACGCGTCACAAAGCGAAGAATACATTATTGGAGTAAGAGAAGACTCAACTCAATGGATCAAAATTGCTGGATAAATTTGACACGTAATATTAGAAAATCTTTGGAGTTTGtactgtatatttctatttatgtatgtttatagtaaGTTTTAGTGTCAAGAGTTAATGGAATTGAAGTTTCTCTCACTAATACCTATTACGTTCAAGttcatacaataattaaaatgtaatgacTAATCGTGGAAAGAAGAAAAACCCTTGAAACTTTACATATTGGGCTCAgatctcctccggcctcatccctcagtccacggatcgacccctccccccccaatACTCTATAACAGACTAactcacaatttatttttcataatgagaccttctattTAGATCCTTCAAACTGCTCCAactatcttgaaaaaatatagatcCCTTTCCTCCTACTCCAATGATCACTATACGcggatttatcaaaatattctcCCCTTTTTCTCCATAGGGttactttagtaaaaaaaaaagtcacaaataGGTTGGAAAAAACTCCATCCTAATGACTTTATGCAAAATaaggaataatgttttttttttaaattatttattgacaaaattaataatttttgccttttttcaaactttgaccGAGATGTGCGACCTTAAGAAGAAATTGTAAtagaataatagtttttttttgcataggtCTTAccacatgacaacttttctgcTCTAGCCGTAAACGTTTACATACAAACCGGcctaatgtacataaatagtttttttttcttttaaatattccaaaaaattcttgGATATATGTCGTTTGACGAAcactctttatattttaatatgtgtaAGTgttaagaaatagaaaaaaactagatattatgtacatttatactGCAAGTCTCAAGAAGTACATACACAAAATTCACTCACCCGTTGGGTTCACTTGGTAGATATAGTCTGTCCAGGTAATGGTGTCGTTTTCATCCTTACGAAACTGTTCCCATTGTCTCTGATGAACAGAGGATTGAACAGCTTCTTGAACAACAATGATCCAATCATGTAACTCCCAAGGATCCGCTTTGGAATCTCTATTAATGTCCATACCATTAAAGATATCCTGGATTTTTCTTTCGTCTGTATTTCGATCAGCATAAGTTAAGGTTCGCCAAAAAGACTCGGGGACTTCTTCAAGATTATAACGATATTGTTGTCCTCCTGAGTGATCACGAGGGAAGCGATTGTTGAATGAAGAGCGAAGATCAGATACTTTGGCGAGGATGATGTCATGACCTTCTATAGAATCTAAATGATTGTCTTTAGGATGAATAATTTCCTCTGTCATGATAAAATTATTCACATCTCCATCAAAATCTGTGTGGATTCGATGTCCTCTTGAAGGTCTTCTAGGATACCCTAAAACGAGTGCAGCTCCTACTCCTATAAGTACTAGTGTTAGGCAAACGAcagatatttttgtcttagTTCCAAAGTATGATGTCTCCTTGCGTCGAGGTACGACTTTGATTCCATTTTCGTTGAGGCTCATCATAGCCTCTTCATCTTTT includes:
- the LOC121114836 gene encoding reticulocalbin-2, translating into MAHGLKDEEAMMSLNENGIKVVPRRKETSYFGTKTKISVVCLTLVLIGVGAALVLGYPRRPSRGHRIHTDFDGDVNNFIMTEEIIHPKDNHLDSIEGHDIILAKVSDLRSSFNNRFPRDHSGGQQYRYNLEEVPESFWRTLTYADRNTDERKIQDIFNGMDINRDSKADPWELHDWIIVVQEAVQSSVHQRQWEQFRKDENDTITWTDYIYQVNPTGKSTPDMMHRFTRAHRRWQHADQNGDDGLDIEEFKIFLFPYTLDRVALNIIIPETMDDLDLNFDGTVSKEEFLQIHSPDQRDKMSEYFENTLDTNNDGYLNSYEITPWVNPEGFVAVKSEVIHLMEVLDADRDKLLSMREIQRNPTLFLASQVTSFGQIYTMAHNLRSPTQ